The genomic stretch CTTCATCTGCCTCCCGGGCAATAGAGCTATCCACCACGTTTGTGATCGCAATAACTTTGGCACCCTGCCTGTGTGCTTCCCTGAGAGCGGCCAGTGTATCCGCCGTTTCTCCCGACTGGCTGACCACAATTACAAGACTGCCAGGTTCAATAATAGGTTCCCGGTATCGAAATTCTGAAGCAATGTCCACCTCTACCGGAAGACGAGCCAGCTTTTCAATTACATACTTACCAACTAGACCTGCATGGTAAGCTGTTCCACAGGCTGTAATAAAAATCTTATTAGTATTTTTAATTTCTTCAGGAGTTAGAGATATCTCATCAAGAACTACTGCTGCGTTATCATCACTGATTCTGCCTCTTAAAGTATCCCGCAGCACTTTTGGCTGCTCAAAGATTTCTTTAAGCATAAAGTGTTCATAGCCATGTTTTTCTGCCTGCTCTGCTTTCCATTTAACTTCAAATACCTTTTTATTTATTTCCTGACCTTCCCGGCCAAATACTTTCACCCCCCGGGCACTGATAACAGCTATTTCACCGTCCTCCAGAATCAAGGTCTGCCGGGTATGTTTTAATAAAGCCGGTATATCCGATGCCAAATAATTTTCGTTTTCCCCCAGCCCGACAATCAGCGGGCTGTCGTTCCTGGCCACTACGATTTTATCCGGTTCTTCTGCGGCAAGAGCCGCCATAGCATATGAACCCCGCACTTTTGCGATTACCTGCTGAACTGCAGTAACTAAATCCCCCTGATAAAAATGCTCCAGCAGGTGCGGCAATACCTCAGTATCTGTCTCAGAAATGAATTTATGCCCTTGTTCCTGCAGCCATTCCTTGAGAGGAATGTAATTTTCAATAATCCCGTTGTGAACTACTACAAAGCGGCCTTTACAATCGGCATGGGGGTGGGCATTATTTTTAGAAGGTTTACCATGAGTTGCCCAGCGTGTATGTCCGATACCGACACGCGCGGTAAAGATTTTCCCATCTAATTCTTGCTCTAGAAACTCAAGTTTACCAACCTGTTTTTCTATCCGGATACCGTCTTTTAGGACGGCAATACCGGCAGAATCATAACCCCGGTATTCTAATTTTTTTAACCCCTCAATTAATATTGGAACAGCCTCCCGGTGGCCGATATATCCTACTATCCCACACATTTAATACTTCCTCCACTCGTAAGAAAAATAAATTTTCTAAAGTATAAATGCCGGGGGGTATAGCAATCCCCACGGCATAAAAATACTCTTGGTCGCAATACTGCCGCTAATCATCACCCGGCATCTTTTGTCCCACCGGTTACCCGGTAGTTTTGTGATACCTTTAACGGTCGTGACAAACCGGAGGGCACCCGCCGAATTTTCGATTAACCCTCTCCTCGTCAACCCTGGTTGGGTTCAGGCGCTTTAATTTGTTATTTTAACCTCAATAATCCATCACCTCCTTAATTATGTTCCTCAATTAATTTAATTAGCTGAGTAGTAATATCCCGCAGTTTATTAATGTCGCGTCCTTCCACCATAACCCTTACCAGGGGCTCGGTACCTGAAGGTCTCACCAGGATCCTGCCCTGACCGGCTAACTCAGCTTCATGTTTTTGTATAGCCTTCTTTATTTCAGGGCTGTTCATTATTTTTATTTTATCAGTAACCCGGGCGTTTTCCAGAATTTGTGGCAGGCGATCCATTTGCCCGGCTAAATCCTTAAGACTCCTTCCGGTCTTTTTCATTACCTGCAGCAGCTGTAAGGCTGTAACTATACCGTCTCCGGTGGTGTTATAGTCCAGGAAGATTATATGGCCGGACTGCTCTCCCCCGAAACGGGCACCGGTCCTAAGAAGTTCTTCCAACACATAACGATCCCCGACCTTAGTTTGAACGGTCTTAATATCTGCATCCTGTAAAGCTAAATGTAAACCAAGATTACTCATTACGGTAACCACAACGGTATTTTGTGTTAGCTTACTGCTTTCTTTCATGAATTTTGCACAGGCTACCATTATCTGGTCTCCATCAATTAAATTTCCCTCATGATCAACAGCGAGAACCCTATCGGCATCCCCATCATGAGCAAAGCCCAGATCGGCACCCTCCTCAACTACTGTTCTCTGTAAAAATTCCGGATGAGTAGAACCACACCCCTTATTTATATTTACCCCGTCCGGATAATTAAAGATTGGTACAACTTCAGCTCCCAGATCCATCAAAATTCGGGGAGCTACCTTGTAAGCAGCACCGTTAGCACAGTCAACAACAATTTTTAAACCGGTTAAATCAACATCAACGGTTTCTTTAAGAAAGCTTATATACCTTTCTACCGCATCCTTTACCTCATAGGTCCGCCCTACATTAATACCAACAGGAACCGGTATATCCTGAAAAGAACCGAGAACCATTTCCTCTATATCACTTTCCACTACATCCGGCAATTTAAACCCACTGGCTCCAAAAAACTTTATCCCGTTATCTTCAACCGGGTTATGTGATGCCGAAATAACAACTCCTGCTGCCGCACCTAAGGAGCGGGTTAAAAACGCTATGGCCGGCGTTGGCATAACTCCGACTTTTAAAACATTAACTCCTACGGAGCAAATCCCGGCTACCAAGGCTGCTTCTAACATATCCCCGGAGATACGGGTATCCTTCCCGATAACTATTTTGTTATTGCCGCCCTCATTACATAATATATAAGCACCGGCCCGGCCTAGTTTAAAGGCCAATTCAGGAGTTAACTCCCTGTTGGCTATACCACGTACCCCGTCAGTCCCAAATAGTAATCCCAATTGCTATGCCCCCTTATAGAAATATACCAACTTTAATTATAATCTCCATAAAAGTTCATTGTCAATTTAATCATCATTGATACATCTTATGACATACTTCGATTCCGGTCCATAGTAATTTGTGGTTTTCCTATCTTATCTCCACCGCCAGAGTGATGATAAACCAATGGTTGTCTTAGTTCCCAGGACGTTATTCAGGTGCTCAGTCAGACTGGCTTCGTCAAGATACCGGGTAAGCACACCCTCCACAGCAAGGGAAACAACTCCTGTTTCCTCCGAAACAATAACTGCCACAGAATCTGACTGCGCGGTAATCCCTAAGCCGGCCCGGTGCCTGGTTCCCAACGCCTTGCTGACATGAGGGCTTTCATCCAGCGGCAAAACACAGCCTGCCGCCAAGATGCGATCTCCCCGTACCACCACGGCACCGTCATGTAGCGGAGTTTTTGGAATAAATATGTTTACCAGCAACTCTGCGGAAATTTTGCCGTCTATTTTAGTGCCGGTATCAATATATTCCTCTAATCCGGTTCCCCGTTCCATTACTATTAGTGCACCAATACTGTTTTTTGCCAGCATTTGAGTTGCCCTCACCACTTCGATGACCATAGTATTCTTTTCTTCTTCCTCAAGCATAAAGACGGATCCGGCAAAAAATTTTCCTCCGCCCAATTTTTCCAGCGCTCTGCGCAGCTCAGGCTGAAAAACAATCGGCAGAGCAACTACAAGAGCTGTCATAGCCTGACGTAAAATCCAATTAAAAGTATAGAGGTGTAACCAATCACTAACGACAGTCCCCACCAAAATTACTATTAGACCCTTAATCAACTGCACGGCCCGGGTTCCTTTAATTAACAGGAAAACCCTGTACATAACAAAGGCTACAATTAATAGATCAATTACTGTAGTAATATTAAAGTTAATTGTCGTTGGGAAGTCTATTTTAGGTAACCACTGCAGATTCAAGCTTGATGCACCCCATTTTATGCAAAGATAAAGACGCCATGATTTGACGCCTTTATAAACATAGAGATCTTTTATTATTTTACCATATTTGCCTTAAATTACTCTTCTTTTTGCTTTAATAATCCGTATGCCAGACTGTCAACCAATGCCTGCCAGCTAGCCTCAAAAATGTTTGTTGAAACTCCGATTGTTCCCCAGGAGTTTTTACCGTCTCCGGTCTCAATCAATACCCTTACCACAGCTTCAGTCCCCTCTTTTTCATTAAGTACCCTTACCTTATAGTCGTTAAGCTGCATTGATTTTATAGAGGGATAAAAGGCTTCCAGTGCCTTACGCAGGGCATTGTCCAGTGCATTAACCGGCCCGTTGCCTTCTGCTGCAGTGTGCATAATTTGATCCCCGACCTGGAGTTTAATCGTAGCTTCGGAACTAACCTGCTCGTTTTCTTTCATTTCCATCATTACACGTAAACATTGTAATTTAAATGGTTCTTTGTAGTCACTGAAGGCCCGTCTTAATAGAAGCTCAAAGGAACCTTCCGCACCCTCAAACTGATAGCCCTGCTGCTCCAACTCTTTAATTTCCCGCAGCAGTTGTTTTGTTTCATCGGTTTGCTGATTCAAATCCAGGTTTAACTCCTTATATTTATAGAGCAGGTTAGACATACCGGATTGCTCAGAGACCAAAACCCTTCGCTTGTTACCAACAGTTTCCGGCAAAATATGTTCATATGTCTTAGAATTTTTCATAATTGCACTAACATGAATGCCACCCTTATGGGCAAAGGCACTGCTGCCTACGTACGGCTGCCCGGCATGAGGATGCATATTCGCAACCTCGCTTACAAAGTGCGATACTTCGGTAAGTTGGACCAGGTTACCCTCCGGTAGGGACTTTATCCCACTTTTTATTTCTAAATTTGGAATAACTGAACAAAGGTTGGCATTACCACAGCGCTCTCCGTAGCCGTTAATGGTGCCCTGCACCTGTGTAACCCCGGCCCGTACCGCAACTATAGAGTTGGCCACAGCAACCTCACTATCATTATGACAGTGAATTCCCAGCGGGATCGAAACACTGTTTTTTACCCGGGTTATTATGTCATGTATTTCCCAGGGCATAGTGCCTCCGTTGGTGTCACACAACACGATACGGATAGCCCCGCCGGCCTCAGCAGCCTGAATTGCTTGAAGCGCATATTCCGGGTTAGCCTTATAGCCGTCAAAGAAATGCTCAGCATCGTAAATGACATCCAGCCCCTGGTCCTTTAAATAGGATACCGACTCCCGAATCATGTTCAAGTTTTCTTCCAGTGCAATTTCCAAAGCATTGATAACCTGAAAATCCCATGACTTACCAAAAATACAGGCTACCTTAACACCGGAATCCAAGATGGCCTTTAAATTGTTATCCTCTGAAGCATTTATATAAGCTTTTCTGGTACTGCCAAAGGCCGTAATTTTTGCATTTTTTAGCTCAAAATCCTGAATACGCTTAAAGAAGGCTGAATCTTTAGGATTAGAGCCCGGCCAGCCTCCCTCAATGTAATGCACCCCCAACTTATCCAACCGAAGGGCAATTTTTACTTTATCTTCTACTGAAAAGGATATGCCCTCCCCCTGGGCACCATCCCGCAAAGTAGTATCATAAATTTCTACCGTTGGCATGTCCTGTCTCCCCTTTATTAAGTAGATTTCGACAAGCCCGGCGGCTGCGGGTCGGCGTCATTTTTCCAATTTTCCTAATTTTCAATAATATTCTGGCTTTTTTATATTTATGCCGCTACGGACTTTTTAGTTATACTTTTTATATTTTAAAAACCGCCTGGCAGTACCTTTTCGGTACTACCGAAAGCGGCTTAAATTATTTCTAAACATTAACCTGCTAAAATCTGCCCGGCTATACGGTCACCCATTTCGTCCGTACTTACCAACTGCTTGCCTTCTTCCATAATATCTTTGGTGCGATATTTATTTAAAACCTCAGTTATTGCCTCTTCAATTGCACGTGCCCCATTTTCCAAATTCAGTGAATAACGCAGGAGCATTGCTCCGGACATAATCGTAGCTATAGGATTAGCTCTTTTTAATCCTGCATATTTTGGTGCTGATCCGTGGCTGGGTTCATATAATCCGATCTTTCCACCCAGACTTGCTGAAGCCAACATGCCCAGGGAGCCGGTAAGTTGAGAAGCCTGATCACTTAATATATCACCAAACATATTCTCTGTTAATAATACATCAAATTGCTTAGGATTTTTCACCAATTGCATAGCCGCATTATCAACATACAGGCAGTCAAGCTCAATATCAGGATACTCTCCGGCCAGTTCGGTAACTACTTCTCTCCAGTAACGTGAACTCTCCAGTACATTTGCCTTATCTACCAGCGTAACTTTTTTACGCCTTTTTCCTGCCAGGTCAAAGGCCAAACGAGCAACGCGAACAATTTCTTCTGTAGTATAAACCAGGGTATCCACAACGCGATAACCGCCTGGAATCTCTTCCTTCTTCTTCTCACCGAAGTAAAGGCCGCCGGTCAATTCACGAACTACCATGATATCCAAACCTTCAACGACTTCCGGCTTTAGAGTAGAGGCATTAACAAGGGCGGGGAATATTACTGCCGGGCGCAAATTGGCAAACAACCCCAGTTTTTTGCGCAGAGGTAAAAGTGCTCCTACCTCCGGCCTTAAGTGAGACGGCAAATTGTCCCATTTATCGCCGCCTACCGCACCTAAAAGCACAGCATCACTGTTAAAACACAGGTCCAGAGTTTCCTGCGGCAGCGGGTGACCAACAGCATCATAGGCTGCTCCCCCCACCAGAGCTTCGGTAAAATTAAACTCGTATCCAAAACGTTTTCCAACAGC from Desulfolucanica intricata encodes the following:
- the leuB gene encoding 3-isopropylmalate dehydrogenase; this encodes MYNIAVLPGDGIGPEIVEEAIKVLKAVGKRFGYEFNFTEALVGGAAYDAVGHPLPQETLDLCFNSDAVLLGAVGGDKWDNLPSHLRPEVGALLPLRKKLGLFANLRPAVIFPALVNASTLKPEVVEGLDIMVVRELTGGLYFGEKKKEEIPGGYRVVDTLVYTTEEIVRVARLAFDLAGKRRKKVTLVDKANVLESSRYWREVVTELAGEYPDIELDCLYVDNAAMQLVKNPKQFDVLLTENMFGDILSDQASQLTGSLGMLASASLGGKIGLYEPSHGSAPKYAGLKRANPIATIMSGAMLLRYSLNLENGARAIEEAITEVLNKYRTKDIMEEGKQLVSTDEMGDRIAGQILAG
- the cimA gene encoding citramalate synthase, with product MPTVEIYDTTLRDGAQGEGISFSVEDKVKIALRLDKLGVHYIEGGWPGSNPKDSAFFKRIQDFELKNAKITAFGSTRKAYINASEDNNLKAILDSGVKVACIFGKSWDFQVINALEIALEENLNMIRESVSYLKDQGLDVIYDAEHFFDGYKANPEYALQAIQAAEAGGAIRIVLCDTNGGTMPWEIHDIITRVKNSVSIPLGIHCHNDSEVAVANSIVAVRAGVTQVQGTINGYGERCGNANLCSVIPNLEIKSGIKSLPEGNLVQLTEVSHFVSEVANMHPHAGQPYVGSSAFAHKGGIHVSAIMKNSKTYEHILPETVGNKRRVLVSEQSGMSNLLYKYKELNLDLNQQTDETKQLLREIKELEQQGYQFEGAEGSFELLLRRAFSDYKEPFKLQCLRVMMEMKENEQVSSEATIKLQVGDQIMHTAAEGNGPVNALDNALRKALEAFYPSIKSMQLNDYKVRVLNEKEGTEAVVRVLIETGDGKNSWGTIGVSTNIFEASWQALVDSLAYGLLKQKEE
- the glmM gene encoding phosphoglucosamine mutase: MGLLFGTDGVRGIANRELTPELAFKLGRAGAYILCNEGGNNKIVIGKDTRISGDMLEAALVAGICSVGVNVLKVGVMPTPAIAFLTRSLGAAAGVVISASHNPVEDNGIKFFGASGFKLPDVVESDIEEMVLGSFQDIPVPVGINVGRTYEVKDAVERYISFLKETVDVDLTGLKIVVDCANGAAYKVAPRILMDLGAEVVPIFNYPDGVNINKGCGSTHPEFLQRTVVEEGADLGFAHDGDADRVLAVDHEGNLIDGDQIMVACAKFMKESSKLTQNTVVVTVMSNLGLHLALQDADIKTVQTKVGDRYVLEELLRTGARFGGEQSGHIIFLDYNTTGDGIVTALQLLQVMKKTGRSLKDLAGQMDRLPQILENARVTDKIKIMNSPEIKKAIQKHEAELAGQGRILVRPSGTEPLVRVMVEGRDINKLRDITTQLIKLIEEHN
- the cdaA gene encoding diadenylate cyclase CdaA, yielding MNLQWLPKIDFPTTINFNITTVIDLLIVAFVMYRVFLLIKGTRAVQLIKGLIVILVGTVVSDWLHLYTFNWILRQAMTALVVALPIVFQPELRRALEKLGGGKFFAGSVFMLEEEEKNTMVIEVVRATQMLAKNSIGALIVMERGTGLEEYIDTGTKIDGKISAELLVNIFIPKTPLHDGAVVVRGDRILAAGCVLPLDESPHVSKALGTRHRAGLGITAQSDSVAVIVSEETGVVSLAVEGVLTRYLDEASLTEHLNNVLGTKTTIGLSSLWRWR
- the glmS gene encoding glutamine--fructose-6-phosphate transaminase (isomerizing) yields the protein MCGIVGYIGHREAVPILIEGLKKLEYRGYDSAGIAVLKDGIRIEKQVGKLEFLEQELDGKIFTARVGIGHTRWATHGKPSKNNAHPHADCKGRFVVVHNGIIENYIPLKEWLQEQGHKFISETDTEVLPHLLEHFYQGDLVTAVQQVIAKVRGSYAMAALAAEEPDKIVVARNDSPLIVGLGENENYLASDIPALLKHTRQTLILEDGEIAVISARGVKVFGREGQEINKKVFEVKWKAEQAEKHGYEHFMLKEIFEQPKVLRDTLRGRISDDNAAVVLDEISLTPEEIKNTNKIFITACGTAYHAGLVGKYVIEKLARLPVEVDIASEFRYREPIIEPGSLVIVVSQSGETADTLAALREAHRQGAKVIAITNVVDSSIAREADEVIYTWAGPEIAVASTKAYTTQLTAMYLLALHFAGIRGTQEPEEIKRIITDMRNISRGVESILASTEHIEAFAGHYASCEDAFFIGRGLDYTVAMEGSLKLKEISYIHAEAYAAGELKHGTLALIVENVPVVALATQPALLEKMISNIKEVHARGASIIALALEGMTEIEEVAERVIYVPKIHPILTSVLTVVPLQLLAYYMAVARGCDVDKPRNLAKAVTVE